TCGTTCCCTACGTCGATGTCGCGATGAAAGCGCGTGTATCGGATGGCGTCAGCATCGGTGAGTCCGACCGAGCTACCACCTCCAATGTGTTTGAGACCAATGGACTTGGAGCACTATCAATCGGTGGTGGGCAATTGAATCTCGTTCGCATCACCGTGGAGGCAACTGGGCGGGCCGATCGCTTGTTGGGAGATCTCCAGCTGCGTAGTGCTCCCCCCATGGGTGAAGCTGAGCTCTTGGGTTTAATCGGTGGCAACTCCTTAACCGGTTTGGCAGGAGGAGGGGGCGCGGCCTTGGCCACGGTTGTGGGGCAGTCTTTGCTGTCGCCAGTGATTGGAACGCTCACCGATGCCTTTGGGCAACGCATGCAAATCGCTCTTTTCCCCACCTATGTCACCCCTGATGTGAAATCAGAAGAGGAACGCACCTCTGGCCGAGTCCCACCCACTTTCACCGTGGTGACTGAAATTGGTTTGGATGTCAGCGACCGTGTTGACCTGTCTGTGATCGCGGCACCGAACAACTCCGATGTCCCTCCTCAGGCAACGGTGAGCTACCAACTCACCCCAAATACGAATGTGACGGGTTCGATGGATACCAATGGCACCTGGCAAAGCCAATTCCAGGTGTTCTTCCGGTTCTAACGATGTCTTCTGATCAGGTGATCGGTATCGATCTGGGTGGTACGGCGATCAAGTTGGCGCGTTTCAATCGCGCTGGAGACGTCCTGGCAGAACTGCAGATTCCGACGCCCCAACCCCCAGTGCCTGGGGCGGTAACGATGGCCTTGTGCGAAGCGATCGAACAGCTGGATCCAGATCATCTCGCCGCTCTTGTCGGTGTTGGTTTGCCGGGTCCAATGGACGCGAAGGCACGGGTCGCGCGCGTTTGCATCAACCTTTCTGGCTGGGACGACGTCCCCCTAGCGGATTGGTTGGAACCTCGCTTGCAACGTCAAGTCACCCTCGCGAATGACGGAAACTGTGCCGTGGTTGGAGAAGCCTGGCTGGGGGCCGCTAAAGGGTTCGAGGATGTGGTGTTGCTCACCCTTGGTACGGGCGTTGGGGGAGGCGTGCTTTTGGGTGGTGCGTTATTCACGGGCCATAACGGTGCTGCGGCTGAGCCCGGTTTGATAGGTGTTCAGCCGGATGGCCCGCCTTGCAACAGTGGCAATCGGGGATCCTTGGAGCAGTTCGCCAGCATTGCCGCGTTGCGACGTCTTTGTGATGTCGATCCCGAGGTGTTGAGCACGAGAGCTGACGCGGGTGATCTTGAAGCAAAGGCCATCTGGCAGCAGTACGGAACCACCCTTGGCATTGGGATCGCGTCGTTGGTTTATGTGTTCACCCCTCAGCGCGTGCTTCTCGGCGGTGGTTTGGCAGCTGCGGCAACTCACTTCCTTCCTGCCGTTCGTCATGAGGTGGAGGCCCGTGTTCAGGCCGTGTCACGGGAAGGGCTATCCATTGAGCCCTGTGCTCTTGGCAATGGTGCTGGGCGTCTTGGCGCTGCTCGTTTGGCGTTGCAGCGTCTTGGTGGCTGAACTCAGTACGTGAGATGACTCAATCGCGCTCAATCTCCGCAGACGATGATGGGGAACGTGACGCATGAACGCGGCGATGAACACCGTTCCAGAGCCTTCAGCTGAATTGCTTGCTCGGGCGGGAGCTGTGCGATTGGCCGCTGTCGAGCTTGGCCAAACCAACAACGGGCAGAGATCTCGCGCCCTTCATGCGATGGCCGATGCTTTGCAGGAGCGATCGTCATTGATCGTGGCCGCCAATGTCCAGGATTTGGAGCGCTCAGAAGCAGAAGGGCTCGCTTCAGCTCTGATGGCTCGTTTGAAGC
The DNA window shown above is from Synechococcus sp. CC9902 and carries:
- a CDS encoding ROK family protein translates to MSSDQVIGIDLGGTAIKLARFNRAGDVLAELQIPTPQPPVPGAVTMALCEAIEQLDPDHLAALVGVGLPGPMDAKARVARVCINLSGWDDVPLADWLEPRLQRQVTLANDGNCAVVGEAWLGAAKGFEDVVLLTLGTGVGGGVLLGGALFTGHNGAAAEPGLIGVQPDGPPCNSGNRGSLEQFASIAALRRLCDVDPEVLSTRADAGDLEAKAIWQQYGTTLGIGIASLVYVFTPQRVLLGGGLAAAATHFLPAVRHEVEARVQAVSREGLSIEPCALGNGAGRLGAARLALQRLGG